In one Gemmatimonadota bacterium genomic region, the following are encoded:
- the rpsJ gene encoding 30S ribosomal protein S10, whose product MANQADQKIRIRLKACDHAMLDKSAREITQAAQRAGARVMGPIPLPTKRTVYTVLRSPFIDKKSREQFETRVHKRLIDIYDTSQQTVDALLKLDLPAGVDVEIRV is encoded by the coding sequence ATGGCCAATCAAGCGGACCAGAAAATCAGGATCAGGTTGAAGGCCTGCGACCACGCCATGCTGGACAAGTCGGCCAGGGAAATCACTCAGGCGGCGCAGCGGGCCGGCGCCCGGGTCATGGGGCCCATACCGCTGCCGACGAAACGAACCGTCTATACCGTCCTGCGCTCTCCTTTTATCGACAAGAAATCGCGGGAACAGTTTGAAACGCGTGTGCACAAACGGCTTATCGATATCTATGACACGTCGCAGCAGACGGTGGACGCGCTCCTCAAGCTGGATCTGCCCGCCGGCGTAGACGTGGAAATCAGGGTGTAG